In one Rhinopithecus roxellana isolate Shanxi Qingling chromosome 1, ASM756505v1, whole genome shotgun sequence genomic region, the following are encoded:
- the FAM107A gene encoding actin-associated protein FAM107A isoform X3, protein MYSEIQRERADIGGLMARPEYREWNPELIKPKKLLNPVKASRSHQELHRELLMNHRRGLGVDSKPELQRVLEHRRRNQLIKKKKEELEAKRLQCPFEQELLRRQQRLNQLEKPPEKEEDHAPEFIKVKENLRRIATLTSEERAL, encoded by the exons ATGTACTCGGAGATCCAGAGGGAGCGGGCGGACATCGGGGGCCTGATGGCCCGGCCAGAATACAGAGAGTGGAATCCGGAGCTCATCAAGCCCAAGAAGCTGCTGAACCCCGTGAAGGCCTCTCGGAGTCACCAGGAGCTCCACCGGGAGCTGCTCATGAACCACAGAAG ggGCCTTGGTGTGGACAGCAAGCCAGAGCTGCAGCGCGTCCTGGAGCACCGTCGGCGGAACCAGCTCatcaagaagaagaaggaggagctGGAAGCCAAGCGGCTGCAGTGCCCTTTTGAGCAGGAGCTGCTGAGACGGCAGCAGAGGCTGAACCAG CTGGAAAAACCACCGGAGAAGGAAGAGGATCACGCCCCGGAGTTTATTAAAGTCAAGGAAAACCTGCGGAGAATTGCCACACTGACCAGCGAAGAGAGAGCGCTGTAG